In one Geotoga petraea genomic region, the following are encoded:
- the fliM gene encoding flagellar motor switch protein FliM, producing MASNETLSQEEIDNLLNSFGGESEDGEGPEKIETPKSDEKNIREYNFRRPVKFSREQQRTLQLIHENFAREISTYLSGRTRTFVEVKYASIDQITFSEFQQSLTTPTYMSIFSTDLLSGSAILQMGLDIGYVIIDKLLGGPGISIEDMRSPTDIEMSILRKESSVMLRSLSKAWSNISEFDIQLDSVETNPQFVQIAPPNEMTVLITMSITVRDVQGFINICFPSSTLEPVSDKLNTRMWTQSYKYSEKSRENLKKLIMLSEMSLSAVLGKTTLSLNDLMKIQIGDVLRLNSFYEDSIDLEIQGIPVYKSKIGKHKGYYAVKIEEENKELLEKILLEQSLQNINKDKAGNNEDEVEKKDGGEKDVE from the coding sequence ATGGCTTCAAATGAAACTTTATCCCAAGAAGAAATAGATAATTTATTAAATTCTTTTGGTGGAGAATCCGAAGATGGAGAAGGTCCAGAGAAGATAGAAACTCCAAAAAGTGATGAAAAAAATATAAGAGAATATAATTTTAGAAGACCTGTTAAATTTTCAAGAGAACAACAAAGGACCTTGCAGCTTATACATGAAAATTTTGCAAGGGAAATTTCTACATACCTATCTGGAAGAACAAGAACATTTGTTGAAGTAAAGTATGCTAGTATAGACCAAATAACTTTTTCTGAATTTCAACAATCGTTAACAACCCCTACTTATATGTCTATATTTTCAACTGATTTGCTTTCTGGAAGTGCAATTTTACAAATGGGGTTGGATATAGGATATGTAATTATTGATAAATTGTTGGGAGGGCCTGGAATATCCATAGAAGATATGAGATCACCCACGGATATAGAAATGTCTATTTTGAGAAAAGAATCTTCAGTGATGTTAAGATCATTATCAAAAGCATGGTCAAATATCAGTGAATTTGATATACAATTGGATAGTGTAGAAACAAATCCTCAATTTGTTCAGATTGCTCCTCCAAATGAAATGACTGTTCTGATAACAATGTCAATTACAGTTAGAGATGTTCAAGGCTTCATAAATATTTGTTTCCCTTCGTCGACATTGGAACCAGTTAGTGATAAATTAAATACAAGGATGTGGACACAATCATATAAATATTCGGAAAAATCCCGAGAGAATTTAAAAAAATTGATAATGTTATCAGAGATGTCTTTATCTGCAGTTTTAGGAAAAACAACATTATCTTTAAATGATTTAATGAAAATACAAATAGGTGATGTATTAAGACTTAATTCTTTCTACGAAGACTCGATTGATTTAGAAATACAGGGAATACCTGTTTATAAATCAAAAATAGGTAAGCATAAGGGATATTACGCAGTAAAAATAGAGGAAGAAAACAAAGAATTACTTGAAAAGATACTTTTGGAGCAAAGCCTTCAAAATATCAACAAAGACAAGGCTGGAAATAATGAAGACGAAGTTGAAAAGAAAGATGGGGGTGAAAAAGATGTTGAGTGA
- the fliY gene encoding flagellar motor switch phosphatase FliY codes for MLSDDFLSQEELDSLLNGLNEESENKDNLDLEKIIDMMSEVGNIAMGSGATTLSTLLRKKVKIESPQASIVKFKDIRTNFEGQQLVITIDYKKGLKGINSFVLPGNMANIISNLMMGGEGKVEENSELDEISKSAVGEAMNQMMGSASTAMSDFLRTSVDISPPNIHVLDFSDESTSFPPMETSEDEDIISIKFNMEINGLAKTIFWQFIPLSFAKTVEELMKKAMSEGDNRTNKNQQQVQNQSPQPQQSQQRQTQQQPQQIADDYSQNSNIINQGSEVNVNPVNFGEISDSSQPQQNTQNIDMNKLQLLLDVPLEIKVELGRVQMSLKEVLDLHNGSMLQLDKLAGEPLDIYANGKLVARGEVVVIEESFGVRITEIVSLKERLRSLK; via the coding sequence ATGTTGAGTGATGATTTTCTAAGTCAAGAAGAATTAGATTCTTTATTAAATGGTTTAAATGAAGAATCAGAAAATAAAGATAACCTTGATTTAGAAAAAATTATAGATATGATGTCAGAGGTTGGTAACATTGCAATGGGGTCAGGTGCAACTACACTATCTACTCTATTGAGAAAAAAAGTTAAAATAGAGTCACCTCAGGCAAGTATAGTAAAGTTTAAAGATATCCGAACTAATTTTGAAGGACAACAATTGGTAATAACAATAGACTATAAAAAAGGTCTAAAAGGTATAAATTCATTTGTTTTACCGGGAAATATGGCAAATATAATATCTAACCTAATGATGGGTGGAGAAGGCAAAGTAGAAGAAAATTCTGAATTAGATGAGATTTCTAAAAGTGCTGTTGGGGAAGCAATGAATCAAATGATGGGATCAGCTTCAACAGCAATGTCAGATTTTTTGAGAACATCAGTTGATATATCGCCACCAAATATACATGTTTTGGATTTTTCAGATGAGTCTACCTCATTTCCTCCAATGGAAACTTCTGAAGATGAGGATATTATTTCCATCAAATTTAATATGGAAATTAACGGTTTAGCAAAAACAATTTTCTGGCAATTTATTCCTTTATCTTTTGCAAAAACGGTAGAAGAATTAATGAAAAAAGCGATGTCAGAAGGCGATAATAGAACTAATAAAAATCAACAACAAGTTCAAAATCAATCACCTCAACCACAACAATCTCAGCAAAGGCAGACTCAACAACAACCACAACAAATTGCCGACGATTATTCACAAAACTCAAATATCATTAATCAAGGAAGTGAGGTAAACGTGAATCCCGTTAATTTTGGAGAAATTTCAGATAGTAGTCAGCCTCAGCAAAATACACAAAATATAGATATGAATAAATTACAACTTCTTTTAGACGTGCCTTTAGAGATAAAAGTTGAACTTGGAAGAGTTCAAATGTCGTTAAAAGAAGTATTAGATTTACATAACGGATCTATGCTACAATTAGATAAATTAGCAGGCGAGCCATTAGATATTTATGCAAATGGAAAACTTGTTGCAAGAGGAGAAGTTGTGGTAATTGAAGAAAGCTTTGGTGTAAGAATAACAGAGATAGTGTCTCTTAAAGAAAGGCTCAGATCACTAAAATGA
- a CDS encoding MBL fold metallo-hydrolase yields MLDKSENASIFWFENSASNVIFLEYNDTLICFDSSLYPSKFEEMKDLMESKTGKKLGKIFLTHWHPDHSFGAIFSDSNIEIVMNYSTYDILSNLDKKYLKNISKQADFNFSFLNNHLNDKKLDLFEKTNHFVFDNQIVSANKIGIHTTDSTIYFIKPINLLISGDLIFSKSHPEKMISEDNIWKNFLDELAINFDIKKITPGHGKPGDISLLKEQIEYLSFSKEERKTKFKDYQLTDLVI; encoded by the coding sequence ATGTTAGATAAAAGCGAAAATGCTTCAATTTTTTGGTTTGAAAATTCTGCTTCAAATGTCATATTTTTGGAATATAATGACACACTTATATGCTTTGATTCATCTCTATACCCAAGTAAGTTTGAAGAGATGAAAGATTTAATGGAATCGAAAACAGGTAAAAAGCTTGGAAAAATTTTTTTAACTCACTGGCATCCTGATCATTCTTTTGGAGCAATTTTTTCAGATAGCAATATTGAAATAGTCATGAATTATTCAACATATGATATCTTAAGTAATTTAGACAAAAAATATTTAAAGAATATATCTAAACAAGCTGATTTTAATTTTTCTTTTTTAAACAACCATTTGAATGATAAAAAGTTGGATCTCTTTGAAAAAACAAATCATTTTGTTTTTGATAACCAGATCGTATCTGCTAACAAAATAGGAATACATACTACTGATAGCACTATTTATTTTATAAAACCAATTAATTTATTAATTAGTGGTGATCTGATATTCAGTAAATCTCACCCAGAAAAAATGATTAGTGAAGATAATATATGGAAAAATTTCTTGGATGAGCTTGCAATTAATTTTGACATAAAAAAAATAACTCCAGGTCATGGAAAACCAGGAGATATAAGTTTGTTAAAAGAACAAATTGAGTACTTAAGCTTTTCCAAAGAAGAGAGAAAGACTAAATTCAAAGATTATCAATTAACAGACTTAGTTATTTAA
- a CDS encoding ABC transporter ATP-binding protein: MVILLITNYLKKYWWRYALGIVFLLVVDYIQIIIPRRIGNIIDYIETDSWNLDHLKILVLSIIMLATGLVIGRFFWRFFIIGAARLFQYKTINTMFTHIIELDQNFYDKWRTGDLMTRFTSDTRQLERMMGPAVIMMVDTLFMTVMTVIAMGTFVDWELTFLSILPLPIIAIISLFFGRIIHKRFTEVQESTSDLSNITEESLSGMDVIKLYANKDTMKKLFNNSSKDYYDSYIKLIRIWGLMHPLVTFLGSLAQLFVFFFGGKMVINGEITLGDFIMTNQYVGMLIWPMMAFGFLVNNIQRGRASLKRITNVLDQERTVIEPEKKNFDFKGHFVVKNLNFKYPTSERKILKNVNLEIKPGEMIAFVGKIGSGKSTLAKLLTKLYQVEDNSIFIDNEDINNIHGEIIRENVSYVPQDNFLFSMSIRENIAFSNIDLALKAEEYAEKASVDKDLKNLEKGYETIVGERGVTLSGGQRQRVTIARALAKKSKVIILDDCLSAVDTETEEKIIKNLREETIGKTIIVISHRLKAVKNSNKIYVFEDGKIYESGTHNELLEKDGIYADMYQKQMIEEKLEEE, translated from the coding sequence GTGGTAATCTTGTTAATAACGAATTATTTAAAAAAATATTGGTGGAGATATGCATTGGGGATTGTTTTTTTGTTAGTTGTTGATTATATACAAATCATAATCCCGAGAAGAATTGGTAATATTATCGATTATATAGAAACAGATTCATGGAATTTAGATCATTTAAAGATTTTAGTTTTGAGCATAATAATGTTAGCTACTGGACTAGTAATAGGAAGGTTTTTCTGGAGATTTTTTATAATCGGTGCAGCAAGATTATTCCAATATAAAACCATTAATACTATGTTTACTCATATAATAGAATTAGATCAAAATTTTTATGACAAGTGGAGAACTGGAGATTTAATGACAAGGTTTACATCAGATACAAGACAATTAGAAAGAATGATGGGACCAGCGGTAATTATGATGGTTGATACTCTTTTCATGACTGTGATGACAGTAATAGCTATGGGAACATTCGTTGACTGGGAACTAACTTTTTTATCTATATTACCTCTTCCTATAATAGCTATTATATCATTATTTTTTGGAAGAATTATTCATAAAAGATTTACTGAAGTTCAAGAATCAACAAGTGATTTATCCAACATAACTGAAGAAAGCCTTTCAGGCATGGATGTAATAAAGCTTTATGCAAATAAAGATACAATGAAAAAACTCTTTAACAATAGTTCTAAAGATTATTATGATTCATACATAAAATTAATAAGAATATGGGGTTTAATGCATCCATTGGTAACATTTCTGGGGTCATTAGCTCAATTATTTGTATTTTTCTTTGGGGGTAAGATGGTAATTAATGGTGAGATAACTCTTGGCGATTTCATAATGACTAATCAATATGTAGGGATGCTAATATGGCCAATGATGGCTTTCGGCTTCTTAGTAAACAACATACAAAGAGGAAGGGCTTCTTTGAAAAGAATTACAAATGTTTTAGATCAAGAAAGAACTGTCATTGAACCAGAAAAGAAGAATTTTGATTTCAAAGGGCATTTTGTTGTAAAAAATTTGAATTTCAAATATCCTACAAGTGAAAGAAAGATTCTTAAAAATGTTAATTTAGAAATTAAACCAGGAGAAATGATTGCTTTTGTAGGTAAAATAGGATCTGGTAAATCTACACTTGCGAAACTACTTACAAAACTATATCAAGTAGAAGATAATTCTATTTTTATTGACAATGAAGATATAAACAATATCCATGGCGAGATAATAAGAGAAAACGTTTCATATGTCCCTCAAGACAATTTCTTGTTTTCTATGTCAATTAGAGAGAACATTGCTTTTTCGAATATAGATTTAGCCCTAAAAGCTGAAGAATACGCAGAAAAAGCGAGCGTTGATAAAGACTTGAAAAATTTAGAAAAAGGTTATGAAACTATAGTTGGCGAAAGAGGAGTAACTCTTTCTGGTGGGCAAAGGCAAAGAGTTACTATAGCCAGAGCATTGGCAAAAAAATCGAAAGTTATTATTTTAGATGATTGTTTATCAGCTGTTGATACTGAAACTGAAGAAAAAATAATAAAAAATCTTCGTGAAGAAACTATTGGTAAAACAATAATAGTAATTTCACATAGGCTGAAGGCTGTCAAAAATTCAAATAAAATATACGTTTTTGAAGATGGCAAAATATATGAAAGCGGTACTCATAATGAATTACTGGAAAAAGATGGGATTTATGCAGACATGTATCAAAAGCAAATGATAGAAGAAAAATTAGAGGAGGAATAA
- a CDS encoding ABC transporter ATP-binding protein, translating to MPSSHEEILLEENEKDERDINTFRRLWKYIRDYKMILVLAFLTLFFAAIIDLALPYFIKYGIDNYITIEYKFTYNQETQTFEQDPEGSWVYNDKNDKNVLINSNTNEVKEVDESLVRGIKNDNIDKITTFSLIFLLVLLSGIFFNYGQVFFSNLLGQKVIYRIRSDLFDHITKVQYKFFTQNPTGKITTRIVYDTQNLSEFFSEVLSSLLKDIAILIGVVILIFTLNVRLSLYTVITFPIVLIALYFFRIFDRRAYDRVRTRISIVNSYLAENISGSSVTTLFNQEERKKKEFNKHSTKLYKARIQQMYVFAIFRPAMNFLYFLTLAILLWFGSQGVREGFATFGTLYAFTSYVQMFFRPLFNIAEKYDIMQNAFASAGKIFKLFEAKHEYLGKGIKKDLEKGEIKFENVHFSYNKDEEKVLRGVNFSIKSTDRVSIVGETGSGKTTMIKLMSGLYEIDEGEIYFDGVPLYDYDLESLRRKIAVVPQDVFLFSGNIIDNIRLFNEDISEEEVIKASKKVFAHDIIEKLPEGYNTEILERGGTLSSGERQLIALARAVLFNAKIIILDEATASIDVQTEDLIQKALDKIADTTTIISIAHRLSTVKSSNKILVVHKGLVVEEGSHNELMDKKGVYYDLYKLQFEN from the coding sequence ATGCCATCGTCTCATGAAGAAATATTGCTCGAAGAAAATGAAAAAGATGAGCGAGATATTAATACTTTTAGAAGATTATGGAAATATATAAGAGATTATAAAATGATTTTAGTATTAGCATTTTTAACCCTCTTTTTTGCAGCAATTATAGATTTAGCATTGCCGTATTTTATAAAATATGGAATTGATAATTATATTACTATTGAGTATAAATTTACGTATAATCAAGAAACTCAGACTTTCGAACAAGATCCAGAAGGTTCTTGGGTTTATAATGATAAAAATGATAAAAATGTTTTAATCAATTCAAATACAAATGAGGTAAAAGAAGTAGATGAAAGCCTTGTTAGAGGGATTAAAAATGACAATATAGATAAAATAACAACTTTTTCTCTAATATTTTTATTAGTGTTGTTGTCAGGAATATTTTTTAACTACGGGCAGGTGTTTTTCTCAAATTTGCTTGGTCAAAAAGTCATCTATCGTATTAGGAGTGATTTGTTTGACCATATTACAAAAGTTCAATACAAATTTTTTACTCAAAATCCAACTGGAAAGATAACAACAAGAATAGTATATGATACTCAAAATTTATCTGAATTTTTTTCAGAAGTCTTAAGCAGTCTATTAAAAGATATTGCAATTTTGATAGGTGTTGTGATTTTGATATTTACATTAAATGTAAGACTTTCTTTATATACAGTTATAACTTTTCCAATAGTATTAATAGCTCTATACTTTTTTAGAATTTTTGATAGAAGGGCTTATGACAGGGTGAGAACAAGAATCAGTATTGTTAATTCATACTTGGCTGAAAATATATCAGGAAGTAGCGTAACTACCTTGTTCAATCAAGAAGAAAGAAAGAAAAAAGAATTTAATAAACACAGTACAAAACTATATAAAGCAAGAATACAACAAATGTATGTTTTTGCAATATTTAGACCAGCTATGAACTTTCTTTATTTTTTAACTTTAGCAATATTATTATGGTTTGGGTCACAAGGCGTAAGAGAAGGTTTTGCTACTTTTGGAACTTTATATGCTTTTACATCTTATGTTCAAATGTTTTTTAGACCACTGTTCAACATAGCTGAAAAATACGATATAATGCAAAATGCATTCGCTTCTGCTGGAAAAATATTTAAGTTATTTGAAGCCAAACACGAATATTTGGGAAAAGGTATAAAAAAAGATTTAGAAAAAGGAGAAATAAAATTTGAAAATGTTCATTTTTCATATAACAAAGATGAAGAAAAAGTACTACGAGGCGTTAACTTTTCTATAAAATCTACGGATAGAGTGTCTATAGTTGGTGAAACTGGATCTGGAAAAACTACTATGATTAAATTAATGAGTGGTTTATATGAAATTGATGAAGGTGAAATCTATTTTGATGGAGTACCGTTATATGATTATGATTTGGAAAGTTTAAGACGAAAAATAGCGGTAGTTCCTCAAGATGTTTTTCTTTTTTCTGGGAACATAATTGATAACATCAGGTTGTTTAATGAAGACATTTCTGAAGAAGAAGTTATTAAAGCTTCTAAAAAAGTATTTGCACATGACATCATTGAAAAACTTCCAGAAGGATATAATACAGAAATTCTTGAAAGAGGAGGGACTTTGTCCTCTGGCGAAAGACAATTAATTGCCTTGGCGAGAGCTGTTCTATTCAATGCAAAAATAATAATATTAGATGAGGCTACTGCAAGTATAGATGTTCAAACAGAGGACCTAATTCAAAAGGCATTAGACAAAATTGCTGACACGACAACTATCATATCTATTGCTCACAGATTGTCAACTGTCAAAAGTTCCAACAAAATATTAGTTGTACATAAAGGCTTAGTTGTTGAAGAAGGCTCACATAATGAACTTATGGATAAAAAAGGTGTTTACTATGATTTATACAAATTGCAGTTTGAAAATTAA
- the dnaA gene encoding chromosomal replication initiator protein DnaA, translating into MFKDDLLEKLKMNISRETWNNWLSTSEIVHMNEKEVVIGLSNHFIKDTVEKKYNTVIKDTITNILGREVKISYKIKTIDQAKNRTSGPLIKNRPLKLSEFNSEFTFGSFVIGESNRMAYYSSMEVAKNPGKFNPLFIYGDVGLGKTHLMHAIANHILEHSTDLRVKYLTAEDFMNEMMDSIRAQNMDNFRERFRKTVDILLIDDVQFLIGKNNVQNELFHTFNSLFNAGKQVIVCSDRTPDELATFHPRLISRFEMGLIVNVGTPDEDTRYLIAKKMANMISLNLSDDVAHYLAENVNRNLRRLRGAIMNLMLHTKITGEPATVYSAKKIVESIMRMNNSKVKYNSKEAYETIKINSLINSVLDEFEITRDELYSNSRKKSVSQSRQVLAYLLKIYLKMPVKNIAKMLKRNHSTISHSIKKIDQSLLIGNNKLKAKIDNIKEKIENEKVDIDIA; encoded by the coding sequence ATGTTCAAGGATGATCTTCTTGAAAAGTTAAAAATGAATATTTCCAGAGAAACATGGAACAATTGGTTGTCAACTTCAGAGATCGTTCATATGAATGAAAAAGAAGTAGTAATAGGATTAAGTAATCATTTCATAAAAGACACAGTTGAAAAAAAGTATAATACTGTCATAAAAGACACAATAACAAATATCCTGGGGCGAGAAGTAAAGATTTCATACAAAATAAAGACTATAGATCAAGCGAAAAATCGAACATCAGGTCCTTTAATAAAAAATAGACCTTTGAAGTTATCTGAATTCAATTCAGAATTTACATTCGGTTCTTTTGTTATAGGTGAATCTAATAGAATGGCATATTATTCATCTATGGAAGTAGCTAAGAATCCAGGCAAATTCAATCCTTTATTCATCTATGGGGATGTAGGCTTAGGTAAGACCCATTTAATGCATGCTATTGCCAATCATATTTTAGAACATAGCACGGATTTAAGGGTAAAGTACTTAACAGCAGAAGATTTTATGAATGAGATGATGGATTCCATTAGGGCCCAGAACATGGATAACTTTAGAGAACGGTTTAGAAAAACTGTAGACATATTACTTATAGATGATGTTCAGTTCTTAATCGGGAAAAATAATGTTCAAAATGAATTATTTCATACATTTAATTCTTTATTCAACGCTGGAAAGCAAGTTATAGTTTGTTCAGACAGAACTCCCGATGAATTGGCTACGTTTCACCCCAGACTGATTTCAAGGTTTGAGATGGGATTAATTGTTAATGTTGGAACTCCAGATGAAGACACAAGATATTTAATAGCCAAGAAGATGGCAAATATGATTTCTTTGAATTTATCAGATGATGTGGCTCACTATTTAGCAGAAAATGTTAACAGAAACCTGAGAAGACTTCGCGGAGCAATTATGAATTTAATGCTTCATACAAAAATTACAGGTGAACCAGCAACAGTTTATTCTGCAAAAAAAATAGTTGAATCTATAATGAGGATGAACAATTCCAAAGTTAAATACAACTCAAAAGAAGCATATGAAACCATTAAGATAAATTCTTTGATTAATTCTGTGTTAGATGAATTTGAAATCACAAGAGATGAACTTTATTCAAATTCAAGAAAAAAGAGTGTATCTCAATCAAGGCAAGTATTAGCTTATTTACTAAAAATATATTTAAAAATGCCAGTGAAAAATATTGCAAAAATGCTTAAAAGAAATCATTCAACTATAAGTCATTCCATAAAAAAGATAGATCAATCTTTATTAATTGGTAACAACAAGTTGAAAGCCAAGATAGACAATATAAAAGAAAAAATTGAAAATGAAAAAGTAGATATTGATATTGCTTAA
- the tdh gene encoding L-threonine 3-dehydrogenase → MKALIKTEPGEGFELTNVEEPKIINSDDVKIRVLRASVCGTDVHIYEWNKWAEDRIKTPQIGGHEFVGEVVEVGPEVKNLKKGDIVSGETHIPCKVCYQCKTGKMHVCKDMEILGVDRDGVFAEYTVVPEIVLWKIDESIPLKYASVMEPLGNAIHTATATDLRGKIVLITGAGPIGAMAIEIAKISGAAAVIVSEISDYRIKMAKDMGADLVINPAETDLHAEIAKFTDGHGIDVLLEMSGSVKALNDGIIALTNGGFASILGVYNDNEIPFVMNTAVFKNITIQTITGRKMFETWHIASQLLKYKKIDLEKVVTHELDLKDYKKAFELMMSGKSGKIILKIAD, encoded by the coding sequence ATGAAAGCTCTTATAAAAACTGAACCTGGTGAAGGATTTGAACTAACAAATGTTGAAGAACCGAAAATTATAAACTCTGACGACGTAAAAATAAGAGTTTTAAGAGCTTCAGTTTGTGGTACTGATGTTCATATATATGAATGGAATAAGTGGGCTGAAGACAGAATAAAAACTCCACAAATAGGTGGACATGAATTTGTTGGTGAAGTTGTAGAAGTAGGACCAGAAGTAAAAAACTTGAAAAAAGGTGATATAGTTTCAGGCGAAACTCATATTCCTTGTAAAGTATGTTATCAGTGTAAAACGGGTAAAATGCACGTATGTAAAGATATGGAAATTTTAGGAGTAGATAGAGATGGAGTCTTTGCTGAATATACTGTAGTTCCAGAAATTGTTTTGTGGAAAATAGATGAATCAATACCTTTAAAATACGCGTCAGTTATGGAGCCATTAGGAAATGCAATTCACACCGCAACAGCTACTGATTTAAGGGGTAAAATAGTTTTAATCACAGGAGCAGGTCCAATAGGTGCTATGGCAATTGAAATTGCAAAAATATCAGGAGCCGCTGCTGTAATAGTCAGTGAAATATCAGATTATAGAATAAAAATGGCAAAAGATATGGGAGCTGATTTGGTAATTAACCCTGCAGAAACAGACCTTCACGCAGAGATAGCAAAGTTTACTGATGGACATGGGATAGATGTTCTATTAGAAATGTCTGGTAGTGTAAAAGCTTTAAATGATGGAATAATAGCTTTAACAAACGGAGGTTTTGCTTCAATTTTAGGAGTTTATAATGACAACGAAATTCCTTTTGTAATGAACACAGCTGTATTTAAAAATATCACTATACAAACTATAACTGGAAGAAAAATGTTTGAAACTTGGCATATTGCTTCTCAGTTGTTAAAATACAAAAAGATAGATCTTGAAAAAGTAGTAACACATGAATTAGATTTAAAAGATTACAAAAAGGCTTTTGAACTGATGATGTCGGGGAAAAGTGGAAAAATAATTCTTAAAATAGCTGATTAA
- a CDS encoding glycine C-acetyltransferase: MNFYEDLKNEMEELEENGLLVTIRTLETAQGAWLNVDGKKVLNMCSNNYLDFANNEKLKKGAIEAIEKWGVGPGAVRSIAGTLEIHNKLEKELAEFKGAEDTLVVQSGFNANQAVIPAIMGKEDAILSDELNHASIIDGVRLTKSKKYVWKHKDVASLEEALKKADEEGARRKLVITDGVFSMDGDIAPLDEIAKVSKKYNALVMVDDAHGEGVLGKNGRGIVDHFGLHDDVDIEVGTLSKAFGVVGGFIAGKKVLIKYLKQKARPFLFSSSLSPAETGAALAAVRYLKETGDPVKKLWDNGKYFQEKIKSLGFDIGNTMTPITPVMLYEAKTAKEFSKKLYEQGIFASAIGFPTVPRGKARIRVMISASHSKEDLDFAIEKFEKIGKELKVI; encoded by the coding sequence ATGAATTTTTATGAAGACTTAAAAAATGAAATGGAAGAATTAGAAGAAAATGGTTTGCTGGTTACTATTAGAACATTGGAAACCGCTCAAGGAGCATGGCTCAATGTAGATGGGAAAAAAGTACTCAACATGTGTTCTAACAATTATCTTGATTTTGCAAACAATGAAAAACTTAAAAAAGGAGCAATTGAAGCTATAGAAAAATGGGGAGTTGGCCCTGGGGCAGTTAGATCAATTGCTGGGACTTTAGAAATTCATAATAAATTAGAAAAAGAATTAGCAGAATTTAAAGGTGCTGAAGACACTTTGGTAGTTCAAAGTGGATTTAATGCAAATCAAGCTGTAATTCCAGCTATAATGGGTAAAGAAGATGCGATTCTTTCCGATGAACTCAATCATGCAAGCATAATAGATGGAGTTAGACTAACAAAATCAAAGAAGTATGTGTGGAAACATAAAGATGTAGCTTCTTTGGAAGAGGCTTTGAAAAAAGCAGACGAAGAAGGAGCAAGAAGAAAATTAGTTATAACAGACGGAGTATTTTCAATGGATGGAGACATAGCCCCTTTAGATGAAATAGCAAAGGTATCAAAAAAGTATAATGCTTTAGTAATGGTTGATGATGCTCACGGAGAAGGCGTACTGGGTAAAAATGGAAGAGGAATAGTTGATCATTTTGGCCTTCATGACGATGTTGACATAGAAGTGGGAACTCTTTCAAAAGCCTTTGGTGTTGTTGGAGGATTTATTGCAGGTAAGAAAGTACTGATAAAATACTTAAAGCAAAAAGCAAGACCTTTCTTATTTTCAAGCTCATTATCTCCTGCAGAAACTGGTGCAGCTTTAGCAGCAGTAAGATATTTAAAAGAAACAGGAGATCCTGTGAAAAAGTTGTGGGATAATGGAAAATATTTCCAGGAGAAAATAAAATCTTTGGGATTTGATATAGGTAATACAATGACTCCTATTACTCCAGTTATGTTATACGAAGCAAAAACAGCTAAAGAATTTTCTAAAAAGTTGTATGAACAAGGGATATTTGCGTCTGCAATTGGTTTCCCTACGGTTCCAAGAGGCAAAGCAAGAATAAGAGTTATGATCAGTGCATCTCATTCGAAAGAAGATTTAGACTTTGCAATAGAAAAATTTGAAAAAATCGGAAAAGAATTAAAAGTTATATAA